The genomic interval CTCGGGAGGGGTGCGCGGGCCGGTGAAGAACGGCGTCTCCTCGATGACGTGGCGCCGCGCGCCGACACCGCGGAGCTCCCGCATGAGGTCGACGATGCGCACGAGCTCGTCGGCCTCGAAGGCCAGCAGCCACTCGAAATCGCCCAGGGCGAAGGCAGCGACCGTGTTCGCCAGCACGTCGCCGTAGTCCCGCGCCGCCATGCCGTGCTCTGCCAGCAGTGCGCGCCGCTCCCCCTCGGGGAGCAGGTACCACTCTCGCCCGCGGACGAACGGATAGACGCAGACGTAGGAGCGCGGGGCGTCGCCCGCGAGGAAGGCGGGCACGTGCCCCCGGTTGAACTCGGCGGGGCGGTGCACGCCGACGCCCGACCAGACCGGCGCGAGGCGACCGCCCGCCCAGTCGAGTACGGCCCGGTAGGCCTGCTGCAGGCGTTCGGGGCACGGAGCGTGCCACCAGACGAGCACGTCCGCGTCCGCGCGGTATCCGGCGACGTCGTACCAGCCGCGCGTCGTGAGCCCCGGGATGGCCTCGAGCTCGGCGAGCAGGCCGCGGACGATGCCGGGCCAGGCCGGCGAGGGCGCGATTCCCGCCGCCGGGCCGGCGGCCCGGAAGACGGCGTACATCGTGTAGGTGACGGAGGCGTTCACGGCCTCGGCGACCGCGCGGTGGTCCACGTTCGGCGCCGCGGCTCCTGCGGCGCGTCCGGCGTCACCGGACGTCCCGTCCGTCGCCGTGGGCGAGGCCTCGGGCGTCCTCGTATCGGTCGACGTCGAGTCAGTCATCGTCGCCCCCGAGCACGGGGATGCCGGTCGGCTCGCCGTGGCGCATCCGGCAGCTCCCCGGAGGCGCGGCATCGGGGAATGCGGCGAGGGCGCCGACGGTCGGACTCGGGGCCGCTTCGCCGCGCTCCCGCGCGGCGCGCTCGAGGATCATGTCGACGAGCCCCGAGACGAAGACCCGCCGCACGCCGACGGTGCCCGCGCGCACGGCGGCGACGCCGTGCGCGGCGGCGGTCTCCATCGCCTCGATGTCGAGGTCGAAGGCGACCTCCATGTGATCCGAGACGAAGCCGATCGGCGCGATCACGATCTTGCGGACCCCGGCGGCCGCGAGCTCGGCGATGCGATCGTTCACGTCGGGCTCGAGCCAGGGCGTGCGCGGGTCCCCCGAACGCGAGCAGTAGGCGAGCGAGGACTCGACCGCGACGCCGTGGCGCTCCGCGAGCGCGGCGTCGATCGTCGCGCGCACGTCCTCGTGCTGCTCCCGATACCCGGGGCCGGTCACGGCCGAGGCATCCTGCATCGTGTGCGGGATCGAGTGCGTGACGTAGAGGAGGTGCGCTCCCGGGAGCCCGCCGTCGAGTGCCGCCGCGGACTCCTCGATGGCCTCGAGATTCGCCCTGACGAAGCCCGGGTCGTTGAAGAACGGCCGCAGCAGGTCGATGCGCGGCGCCTCCTCGCCGAGCTCGGCGACGGCCGCGGCGAGGTGCTCCCGGTACTGCCGGCTGCCGGAGTACGAGGCGTAGGCGCTCGTCACGAGCGTCAGAATCCGCGTCGCGCCGAACGCGCGCGCATCGCGGAGGGTGTCGACGGTGTACGGGTGCCAGTTGCGGTTGCCCCACACGACGGGGAGTCGGAGACCCCTGGCGTCCAGCTCCGCCCGCAGCGCCGCGACGAGGGCGAGGTTCTGCGCATTGATCGGGCTCCGGCCGCCGAAGCCGTGGTAGTGCTCCCCCACTTCGGCGAGGCGCTCCTCGGGGATGCCCTTGCCCGCGGTGACGTTCTTGAGGAACGGGATGACGTCGTCGGGGCCGTTCGGCCCCCCGAAGGAGCACAGCAGCAGGGCGTCGTATGGCAGCACGTTTTGCGTCATGTCTGGCACCGTACCACCACCGCGGCTGTAGATCAGATGTATAACATCTGATCTGGTCCGCGCCTTTGATCCGGAGGATCGCGGGCGCAGCTCGATATAGTGGAATCAGACGTTTCACATCGATTCCCCGAGGCCTCCACATGAGCATCAGCACGACGCGCGGGTCGCAGAAGGCGCGCGACACCCTCGAGTTCCTCCGCGGGAAGATCTCGTCGAACGAGTGGCGGGTCGGAGAGCTCATCCCGAAGGAGCCCGAGCTCATGCAGCTCATCGGGGTCGGGAAGTCGACGGTCCGCGAGGCCGTCCGATCGCTCGCCGCGTTCGGCATGCTCGAGACCGTGCCGGGCGTCGGCACCTTCGTGCGCGCCCGCACCCCCGTGAGCTCGATCCTCACCGAGTTCCTCGCGGATCACGATCTCGAGGAGGTGCTCGTCTACCGGCGATCGCTCGAGAACGAGGCCGCGCAGCACGCAGCGGTGCATCGCACCGAGGAGCAGCTCGCCGGGCTCCGGGCCGCGCACGAGCGTTCGCTCGCGGCGGGCGGCCAGGCCTTCGACACCTGCGAGCGCAGCACGGCCCCGGGATCGTTCCATCTGCTCGTCGTCGAGGCGAGCGGCAGCAAACTGCTGAAGGATCTGTACCTCGGGGTGATGTCGATCCTCGAGCGCGCGAGCGTCGAGGGCCGGGTGATCCTCGGCACCACGACGGAGACGATGCATCGAGACCACGGCGCCGTGCTGGAGGCGATCGCGGCGCGGGACGTGCGGAACGCGGCGCACTCGATGGCGCTCCACGTCGATCGCGACCTCGGCCTCCGCACCGACATGCTCGAGTTCAACCCCCAGACGGAGCGCGCGACGTCGCTCATCGACGCCGGCTTCGACACCGATGCCTGAGCGTCCGCAGCGCTAAG from Leucobacter allii carries:
- the hemQ gene encoding hydrogen peroxide-dependent heme synthase — encoded protein: MTDSTSTDTRTPEASPTATDGTSGDAGRAAGAAAPNVDHRAVAEAVNASVTYTMYAVFRAAGPAAGIAPSPAWPGIVRGLLAELEAIPGLTTRGWYDVAGYRADADVLVWWHAPCPERLQQAYRAVLDWAGGRLAPVWSGVGVHRPAEFNRGHVPAFLAGDAPRSYVCVYPFVRGREWYLLPEGERRALLAEHGMAARDYGDVLANTVAAFALGDFEWLLAFEADELVRIVDLMRELRGVGARRHVIEETPFFTGPRTPPERLLGRIAG
- a CDS encoding ferrochelatase, with the protein product MTQNVLPYDALLLCSFGGPNGPDDVIPFLKNVTAGKGIPEERLAEVGEHYHGFGGRSPINAQNLALVAALRAELDARGLRLPVVWGNRNWHPYTVDTLRDARAFGATRILTLVTSAYASYSGSRQYREHLAAAVAELGEEAPRIDLLRPFFNDPGFVRANLEAIEESAAALDGGLPGAHLLYVTHSIPHTMQDASAVTGPGYREQHEDVRATIDAALAERHGVAVESSLAYCSRSGDPRTPWLEPDVNDRIAELAAAGVRKIVIAPIGFVSDHMEVAFDLDIEAMETAAAHGVAAVRAGTVGVRRVFVSGLVDMILERAARERGEAAPSPTVGALAAFPDAAPPGSCRMRHGEPTGIPVLGGDDD
- a CDS encoding FadR/GntR family transcriptional regulator, which codes for MSISTTRGSQKARDTLEFLRGKISSNEWRVGELIPKEPELMQLIGVGKSTVREAVRSLAAFGMLETVPGVGTFVRARTPVSSILTEFLADHDLEEVLVYRRSLENEAAQHAAVHRTEEQLAGLRAAHERSLAAGGQAFDTCERSTAPGSFHLLVVEASGSKLLKDLYLGVMSILERASVEGRVILGTTTETMHRDHGAVLEAIAARDVRNAAHSMALHVDRDLGLRTDMLEFNPQTERATSLIDAGFDTDA